In Panthera tigris isolate Pti1 chromosome C1, P.tigris_Pti1_mat1.1, whole genome shotgun sequence, the following proteins share a genomic window:
- the SH2D5 gene encoding SH2 domain-containing protein 5, whose product MQKAGAGGRRASDCGPAPHRPRCITKFAQYVGSFPVDDLDPQESVWLVQQQLWALKDCPRRRAVILKFSLQGLKIYSGEGEVLLMAHALRRVLYSTWCPADCQFAFMARNPQSPPSKLFCHLFVGNQPGEVQILHLLLCRSFQLAYLLQHPEERAQPEPCLASAGDMPLKPLSSPGGPPGLVREPFSRDQLSQNVHALVSFRRLPAEGPVGSGKELPESEGRGGTRHARLGNPYCSPTLVRKKAIRSKVIRSGAYRGCTYETQLQLSAREAFPAAWEAWPRGPGGPSCLVESEGSLTENIWAFAGISRPSALALLRRDVLGAFLLWPEPGASGQWCLSVRTQCGVVPHQVFRNHLGRYCVEHLPAEFANLEALVEHHAGTGRSFFCSLNMGRLNPGYEEQDWGSEGRPPRTLRPLGHAKSEAELQGLG is encoded by the exons ATGCAGAAGGCCGGGGCAGGAGGCCGGAGAGCCTCTGACTGCGGCCCAGCCCCTCACCGGCCCAGGTGCATCACCAAGTTCGCCCAG TATGTGGGTTCCTTCCCTGTGGACGACCTGGACCCCCAGGAGAGCGTGTGGCTGGTTCAACAACAGCTGTGGGCACTGAAG GATTGTCCCAGACGCCGGGCTGTCATCCTGAAATTCAGCCTTCAGGGCCTCAAGATCTACAGCGGGGAGGGTGAG GTGCTCCTGATGGCTCATGCTCTGAGGCGCGTGCTCTACTCTACCTGGTGCCCAGCTGACTGCCAGTTTGCCTTCATGGCCCGAAACCCCCAGAGCCCACCCAGCAAGCTCTTCTGCCACCTCTTTGTAGGCAACCAGCCCGGAGAG GTCCAGATCCTGCACCTGCTGCTCTGCCGTTCCTTCCAGCTTGCTTACCTCTTGCAGCACCCTGAGGAGCGGGCACAGCCTGAGCCCTGCCTGGCGTCTGCAGGAGACATGCCCCTGAAGCCACTGTCCAGCCCGGGGGGCCCCCCTGGCCTTGTACGGGAACCCTTCAGCCGCGATCAGCTTTCACAGAACGTTCATGCATTGGTCTCCTTCCGGCGGCTTCCTGCAGAGGGGCCTGTGGGCAGTGGG AAGGAGCTGCCAGAGTCAGAAGGCCGTGGGGGCACCCGCCATGCCCGCCTGGGGAATCCCTACTGCTCACCCACACTGGTGCGCAAGAAGGCCATTCGCAGCAAGGTGATCCGCTCCGGGGCTTACCGAGGCTGCACCTACGAGACTCAGCTGCAGCTGTCAGCTCGGGAGGCCT TCCCTGCTGCGTGGGAAGCGTGGCCCCGGGGGCCTGGTGGTCCCTCGTGCCTGGTGGAGAGTGAGGGCAGTCTGACGGAGAACATCTGGGCCTTTGCTGGCATCTCCAG gccCAGTGCCCTGGCCCTGTTGCGGAGAGACGTCCTTGGGGCCTTCCTGCTGTGGCCTGAGCCGGGCGCCAGTGGCCAGTGGTGCCTGTCGGTGCGGACACAATGCGGCGTGGTGCCCCACCAGGTCTTCCGGAACCACCTGGGCCGCTACTGCGTGGAG CACCTGCCTGCCGAGTTCGCCAACCTGGAGGCCCTGGTGGAACACCATGCTGGGACGGGGCGAAGCTTCTTCTGCTCCCTCAACATGGGCCGCCTGAATCCTGGCTATGAGGAGCAGGACTGGGGGTCCGAGGGCAGACCCCCCCGGACACTGCGGCCCCTTGGCCATGCCAAGTCCGAGGCAGAGCTGCAGGGCCTGGGCTAG